The Yoonia sp. SS1-5 genome contains a region encoding:
- a CDS encoding tripartite tricarboxylate transporter permease — protein sequence MEFVLSQLTGFGGAFVALVTDPLTYAYLLVSVFLGITFGALPGLTATLAVTILTGFFGNKIPLDYSLIALLGAYVGAIYGGSYPSILLNIPGTAASAATAMDGYPLAKAGRGGEALGLTTTASFIGTLIGTIALLVFVWVLLLLSQNIASPEKALLALFGILLSGTLMSEDLVVKGWIAGLIGLAMAMVGLDPLLSEPRYTFGWSYMLSGFQVVPVLMGAFAIPQIIDGMRHMDVGKVAALKGRILPNLRTVRRHLPTITRSGVIGTGVGALPGVGEDVAGWVSYGVGKTVSNESDTFGKGSLDGLLCSETANNACIGGALIPLLVLGIPGSPPAAALMGAFKLNNIIPGPTIDPEIILRVVAIMVLASVTMFIMGIFTARIFIKILQIPQVVFLPIVMVLTTIGSFSVGGGINDLYLMLGVGFVAYFLNMLKFPIAPLVIGVILGGLFDETFRRSLLISGGDLMVFASRPVAGILLLLNLILISSQLPFIRRGFRRLRGRV from the coding sequence ATGGAATTCGTGCTGTCGCAACTGACCGGATTTGGCGGTGCTTTCGTGGCTCTGGTGACCGACCCGCTGACCTACGCCTATCTTCTTGTTTCGGTGTTTCTGGGGATCACGTTCGGTGCGCTTCCCGGGCTGACCGCCACGCTTGCCGTAACGATCCTGACCGGTTTCTTTGGCAACAAGATCCCGCTGGACTATTCCCTTATCGCGTTGTTAGGGGCCTATGTCGGGGCCATCTATGGCGGGTCCTACCCGTCTATTCTGTTGAATATACCCGGCACCGCGGCAAGTGCCGCGACGGCGATGGACGGCTACCCTTTGGCCAAAGCGGGCCGCGGGGGTGAGGCGCTGGGCCTGACGACCACAGCCAGCTTTATCGGCACACTGATCGGGACGATTGCCCTGCTGGTTTTTGTTTGGGTTCTGCTTCTTTTGTCCCAGAACATTGCCAGTCCGGAAAAGGCGCTGCTGGCACTTTTCGGCATTCTGCTATCGGGCACGCTGATGTCGGAAGATCTGGTTGTCAAAGGCTGGATCGCGGGCCTGATTGGGTTGGCCATGGCAATGGTCGGGCTTGATCCGCTGTTAAGCGAGCCGCGATACACCTTTGGCTGGTCCTATATGCTGAGCGGTTTTCAGGTCGTCCCCGTCCTGATGGGTGCCTTCGCCATTCCCCAGATCATCGACGGGATGCGGCATATGGATGTCGGCAAGGTCGCCGCGTTGAAAGGGCGCATTCTGCCAAATCTGCGGACAGTCCGACGACACTTGCCGACGATCACCCGATCAGGCGTGATTGGCACCGGGGTCGGTGCCTTGCCCGGTGTGGGCGAGGATGTTGCGGGCTGGGTCAGTTACGGGGTGGGCAAAACCGTCAGCAATGAAAGTGACACGTTCGGTAAAGGGTCGCTGGACGGGTTATTGTGTTCCGAAACTGCAAACAACGCCTGTATCGGTGGCGCGCTGATCCCGTTGCTGGTGCTTGGCATCCCCGGATCGCCGCCTGCAGCTGCCCTGATGGGCGCTTTCAAGCTGAACAACATCATCCCCGGCCCGACCATCGACCCCGAAATCATCCTGCGGGTGGTGGCAATCATGGTGCTGGCCTCGGTGACGATGTTCATCATGGGGATTTTCACAGCGCGCATCTTTATCAAGATCCTGCAAATCCCGCAGGTCGTCTTTCTGCCCATCGTGATGGTCCTGACGACCATCGGGTCGTTCAGTGTGGGCGGGGGGATCAATGATCTGTACCTGATGCTTGGGGTTGGTTTTGTGGCCTATTTCCTGAATATGCTGAAATTCCCGATTGCCCCGCTGGTTATCGGCGTGATCCTTGGCGGATTGTTTGATGAAACCTTCCGCCGCTCACTGCTGATTTCGGGTGGCGATCTGATGGTGTTTGCCTCGCGGCCGGTTGCGGGGATTCTGCTGTTGCTCAACCTGATCCTGATTTCCAGCCAGCTTCCTTTCATTCGGCGCGGGTTCCGGCGTTTGCGGGGACGGGTCTGA
- a CDS encoding tripartite tricarboxylate transporter substrate binding protein, translating into MTIKLGKLVATVTLVTGLASGVSAQDYPFRDITTAVVWGAGGGTDSINRMIMAEMEKHLPVSINVINQTGGVAGSNGMVYVMNQPDDGYTLVGLSESNVTAAVQGGWDKKFDFWYPFIVGGSPDLISVPADSPYNSLEELVDAAKAAPETIPAAASGAGSIHHLNLLAIQNGADAEFLFVPYQGSAPGQEAAIAGEVALVVTSLAEQAPLIEGGKLRPLAMLTEDSAEIAGQTVPSAFDIYDGLDKYLPLKQAIGFAVHDSASDDVKSTLGAAFEQAIASDVVADWAAANNYDVGGQYGDDAKAIFATLEANFAYTLQELGATTVDPASLGIEKP; encoded by the coding sequence ATGACAATCAAGCTAGGGAAACTGGTGGCGACCGTCACATTGGTGACGGGGCTGGCAAGTGGCGTATCCGCGCAGGACTACCCATTCCGTGACATCACAACCGCCGTTGTCTGGGGCGCGGGTGGTGGCACGGACAGCATCAACCGCATGATCATGGCCGAGATGGAAAAACATCTGCCTGTGTCGATCAATGTGATCAATCAAACCGGGGGCGTGGCCGGGTCCAATGGCATGGTCTATGTCATGAACCAGCCTGATGATGGCTATACGCTGGTTGGTCTGTCTGAATCCAACGTCACCGCCGCCGTTCAGGGCGGTTGGGACAAGAAATTCGACTTTTGGTACCCCTTCATTGTCGGGGGCTCGCCTGATCTGATCTCTGTTCCTGCCGACAGCCCCTATAATAGCCTGGAAGAGCTGGTGGATGCGGCCAAGGCAGCACCCGAGACCATTCCGGCCGCCGCGTCCGGTGCGGGGTCGATTCACCATTTGAATCTGCTGGCGATCCAGAACGGCGCCGATGCGGAGTTTCTGTTTGTTCCCTACCAGGGCTCGGCCCCGGGTCAGGAAGCCGCGATTGCCGGAGAGGTCGCGCTGGTTGTGACCTCTCTTGCAGAGCAGGCGCCACTGATCGAGGGTGGCAAGCTGCGGCCGCTGGCCATGCTGACCGAAGACAGCGCTGAAATTGCCGGCCAGACGGTCCCGTCCGCCTTTGATATCTATGACGGTCTGGACAAGTATCTTCCGCTGAAACAGGCCATTGGATTTGCAGTGCATGACAGCGCGTCCGACGATGTGAAATCAACACTCGGGGCCGCTTTTGAACAGGCAATTGCCTCGGATGTTGTTGCAGACTGGGCTGCTGCGAATAATTACGACGTCGGCGGCCAGTATGGTGATGACGCAAAGGCCATCTTTGCCACGCTCGAGGCGAACTTTGCCTACACGCTGCAAGAGCTGGGCGCGACCACCGTTGACCCGGCAAGCCTTGGAATTGAGAAACCCTGA
- the otnK gene encoding 3-oxo-tetronate kinase codes for MKLGVIADDFTGASDIGLTLAEAGMTVTQFIGVPDGAADAALDAGVIALKSRTAPVDQAIAASLAACDWLQAQGAGQIVFKVCSTFDSTPQGNIGPVLDALAAHLGAEAVIVCPAFPENGRSVYQGHLFVGDALLNESGMQHHPLTPMTDADLRRVLSAQSARDVGHVPAHVVQQGARAIAAALHGRAHLITDAITDADLIAIGRAAKHLPLLCGGSGIALGLPANFDRLPKTPDWAPVTGPGVVFSGSCSIATRQQVDVYAAKAPTFQIDADRAVMGDYQIADIVAWVAAQNTTPMIHASADPAVVKTAQDRYGAGVAAHAIETFFARLAPALVDAGVRRLVVAGGETSGAVVTGLGASALRIGPRAAAGVPLLRSGPTALALKSGNFGGPDFFAQALAMMQASA; via the coding sequence ATGAAGCTGGGCGTCATCGCGGATGACTTTACGGGTGCATCTGATATCGGACTGACGCTGGCCGAGGCGGGCATGACCGTGACCCAGTTTATCGGCGTGCCTGATGGCGCAGCTGACGCCGCGCTTGATGCGGGTGTCATCGCGTTGAAATCCCGGACGGCCCCGGTGGATCAGGCAATTGCCGCATCGCTGGCCGCCTGTGACTGGTTGCAGGCACAAGGGGCCGGGCAGATCGTCTTTAAGGTCTGTTCGACATTTGACAGCACGCCGCAGGGCAATATCGGCCCTGTTCTGGATGCGCTGGCTGCCCATCTTGGGGCTGAGGCCGTGATTGTCTGCCCCGCCTTTCCCGAAAACGGGCGTAGCGTCTATCAAGGCCATCTGTTTGTGGGCGACGCACTGCTGAATGAAAGCGGGATGCAGCACCATCCGCTGACCCCGATGACGGATGCGGATTTGCGCCGTGTCCTATCCGCCCAGTCGGCACGGGATGTGGGGCATGTTCCGGCGCATGTCGTGCAACAGGGGGCTCGCGCAATTGCGGCCGCGCTGCATGGCCGGGCGCATCTGATCACCGATGCGATCACGGATGCTGACCTGATCGCGATCGGCCGCGCTGCGAAACATTTGCCGCTGCTCTGCGGCGGATCAGGCATTGCCCTTGGCCTGCCTGCAAATTTTGACCGCTTGCCCAAGACCCCCGATTGGGCACCTGTTACAGGTCCTGGCGTCGTCTTCTCGGGTTCTTGCAGTATCGCCACCCGCCAGCAGGTCGATGTTTATGCCGCCAAAGCGCCAACCTTCCAGATCGACGCTGACCGCGCCGTTATGGGGGATTATCAGATCGCTGATATTGTGGCCTGGGTCGCGGCACAAAACACGACCCCGATGATCCATGCATCTGCCGATCCCGCCGTCGTGAAGACAGCACAGGACAGGTATGGCGCGGGCGTGGCGGCCCATGCGATTGAGACGTTTTTTGCGCGGCTGGCGCCTGCACTTGTTGATGCAGGCGTCCGGCGGCTGGTGGTGGCGGGGGGCGAAACCTCGGGTGCGGTGGTTACTGGCCTTGGCGCAAGCGCGTTGCGCATTGGACCGAGGGCCGCTGCGGGTGTCCCGTTGCTGCGCAGCGGGCCGACGGCGCTGGCATTGAAATCGGGCAACTTTGGTGGGCCCGACTTTTTTGCCCAGGCACTTGCGATGATGCAGGCCTCTGCCTGA
- a CDS encoding ABC-F family ATP-binding cassette domain-containing protein, producing the protein MTIVNINGLGVTLGETLFTDLNLTISKGDRIGLVAANGRGKSTLMACLARELEQTTGQITYARGMRIGHVLQNVPDNALARTLYDLVLDALPQEQADYESWRVDVVLDDLNVPHALQQQPLSSLSGGWQRTALLAAAWVTEPDMLLLDEPTNHLDLHRIGLLQEWLTALPRDVPALITSHDRAFLDATTNRTLFLRQENSRVFQLPFTAARVALAEADAADERRFANDLNKVAQLRKQAAKLKNIGINSGSDLLVNKTKQLTERAAKIEAAAKPAHQDRSAGDIRLANSGTHAKALIALDDVAVTTPDGKDLYRSGKKWIGQGDRIVLLGANGTGKTQLVKLIHRAITGAEGAIKCAPTVVEGYSDQHLTQLDGWDTPMEAVAGQFDVGDQRARGLLAGAGVNIQMQDTRIDALSGGQKARLAMLILRLKQPNFYLLDEPTNHLDIEGQEALEDELIAHGASCLLVSHDRSFLRNVGNRFWEIQRKRLVEVDDPEAFLNAEMTG; encoded by the coding sequence ATGACAATCGTTAATATCAATGGCCTGGGCGTCACCCTGGGCGAGACACTTTTCACCGACCTGAACCTGACAATTTCCAAGGGCGACAGGATTGGCCTTGTGGCTGCAAACGGCCGGGGCAAATCGACGCTTATGGCCTGCCTTGCCAGGGAACTGGAACAGACGACGGGCCAGATCACCTATGCGCGCGGCATGCGGATCGGCCATGTTCTGCAAAATGTGCCAGACAACGCCCTTGCGCGGACGTTATACGATCTGGTGCTGGATGCCTTGCCGCAGGAACAGGCGGATTATGAAAGCTGGCGGGTTGATGTTGTTCTGGACGATCTGAACGTGCCGCACGCCCTGCAGCAACAGCCCTTGTCATCGCTCAGCGGCGGGTGGCAACGCACCGCACTTTTGGCGGCGGCCTGGGTGACAGAACCCGACATGCTGCTGCTGGATGAACCAACCAACCATCTTGACCTTCACCGCATCGGGTTGCTGCAAGAGTGGCTGACCGCCCTGCCCCGGGACGTTCCCGCGCTGATCACCAGCCATGACCGGGCCTTTCTGGACGCCACCACAAATCGCACATTGTTTCTGCGTCAGGAGAATAGCCGCGTCTTTCAATTGCCCTTCACCGCAGCCCGGGTCGCCCTGGCCGAAGCGGACGCTGCGGATGAACGCCGCTTTGCCAACGACCTCAACAAGGTCGCTCAATTGCGCAAACAGGCCGCCAAGCTCAAGAATATCGGGATCAATTCGGGCTCGGACCTTTTGGTCAACAAAACCAAGCAACTCACCGAACGGGCGGCCAAGATCGAGGCCGCCGCAAAACCTGCACATCAGGACCGCAGCGCCGGTGACATCAGGCTTGCCAATAGCGGCACGCATGCCAAGGCGTTGATCGCACTTGACGATGTTGCGGTGACAACACCCGATGGCAAAGATCTTTATCGCAGTGGCAAGAAATGGATCGGACAAGGCGACCGGATTGTTCTGCTGGGGGCCAACGGCACCGGAAAGACGCAGTTGGTCAAGTTGATCCACCGGGCCATCACCGGGGCAGAGGGCGCCATCAAATGCGCGCCCACCGTCGTCGAAGGCTATTCCGATCAGCATCTGACACAGCTTGATGGGTGGGACACGCCGATGGAGGCGGTTGCCGGCCAATTTGATGTCGGCGATCAGCGCGCCCGGGGGCTGCTGGCGGGGGCCGGGGTGAATATCCAGATGCAGGACACACGTATTGATGCCTTGTCAGGTGGCCAGAAAGCCCGGCTGGCGATGCTGATCCTGCGGTTGAAACAGCCGAATTTCTATCTTCTGGACGAGCCCACGAACCATCTGGATATCGAAGGCCAGGAGGCGCTGGAAGACGAGTTGATTGCCCATGGTGCGTCCTGTCTTCTGGTCAGTCACGACCGCAGCTTTCTGCGCAATGTGGGCAACCGGTTTTGGGAAATCCAACGCAAGCGGCTGGTGGAAGTCGATGATCCAGAGGCATTTCTGAATGCCGAAATGACGGGCTGA
- a CDS encoding DNA polymerase IV: MPALCRDCLSTFDSEQRCPQCRSPRVTRHPELFDLSIAHMDCDAFYASVEKRDNPGLADKPVIIGGGRRGVVSTACYVARIKGVRSAMPMFQALKLCPEAVVVRPRFDAYVEASRAIRAMMDALTPVVEPLSLDEAFMDLTGTARLHGAPPAVMLARLIKRMKTELGLTGSIGLSHNKFLAKVASDLDKPRGFSIIGKAETTAFLRPKSVRLIWGIGPAAQTSLNNAGIRTFDDLLRWDRRDLHDRFGGMGERLYALARGEDGRRITAHSPVKTLSNETTFHEDTSNVDILDGHIWRMAEKVSARAKAKNKAGRVVTLKLKTHDFKGITKRISLHHPTQIADTIYRTARGLFDQVGDKGPYRLLGVGLSEITADTDADREGDLLDPDAGKRAQAEKAADAIREKFGSDAIIKGRALR; the protein is encoded by the coding sequence ATGCCCGCACTTTGCCGTGACTGCCTTTCAACATTTGACAGCGAACAGCGCTGCCCGCAATGTCGTAGCCCCCGGGTGACACGGCATCCGGAATTGTTTGACCTGTCCATCGCGCATATGGATTGCGACGCATTTTATGCCAGCGTCGAGAAACGCGATAATCCCGGGCTAGCCGACAAACCTGTGATCATCGGCGGCGGCCGGCGCGGCGTGGTCTCAACGGCCTGCTATGTGGCCCGGATCAAGGGGGTCAGGTCGGCAATGCCGATGTTTCAGGCGCTCAAGCTTTGCCCAGAGGCCGTCGTGGTGCGCCCCCGTTTTGACGCCTATGTCGAGGCATCCCGCGCCATTCGTGCGATGATGGATGCGCTGACGCCGGTCGTCGAACCCCTGTCACTGGACGAGGCGTTCATGGACTTGACCGGCACCGCCCGACTGCATGGCGCACCCCCTGCTGTCATGCTCGCCAGACTGATCAAGCGGATGAAGACCGAGCTTGGCCTGACCGGCTCTATCGGGCTGAGCCACAATAAATTTCTGGCCAAGGTCGCATCCGACCTCGACAAGCCGCGCGGCTTTTCCATCATCGGCAAGGCAGAGACCACGGCATTTCTGCGCCCCAAATCGGTGCGCCTGATCTGGGGGATCGGCCCTGCGGCGCAAACAAGTCTGAACAATGCGGGCATTCGCACCTTTGATGATCTTCTGCGCTGGGACCGGCGCGATCTGCATGACCGATTTGGCGGCATGGGTGAGCGTCTTTATGCGCTGGCAAGGGGGGAAGACGGACGGCGGATCACGGCCCATAGCCCGGTCAAAACCCTGTCCAATGAAACCACATTTCATGAAGATACCAGCAATGTGGACATTCTGGATGGGCATATCTGGCGGATGGCTGAAAAGGTCAGCGCCCGCGCAAAAGCCAAGAACAAGGCCGGGCGCGTCGTGACGCTCAAGTTGAAAACGCATGATTTCAAGGGCATCACGAAGCGGATCAGCCTGCATCATCCAACGCAAATCGCCGATACAATCTACCGGACCGCGCGGGGACTATTCGATCAGGTTGGCGATAAGGGACCTTACCGGTTATTGGGCGTGGGCTTGTCCGAGATTACGGCCGACACAGATGCGGATCGCGAGGGGGACCTTCTGGATCCGGACGCGGGGAAACGCGCGCAGGCTGAAAAGGCAGCCGATGCGATCCGCGAGAAATTCGGCAGCGATGCCATCATCAAGGGTCGCGCCCTGCGCTAA
- a CDS encoding D-amino acid dehydrogenase, which translates to MPSIAVLGAGITGVTTAYSLYVRGFDVTVFDRQRYAGMETSFANGGQLSASNAEVWNQWSTVLKGLKWMLQGDAPLFVNPRPGWHKVSWMTEFLANIPRYKTNTIKTAGMAVAARAGLAEMAEKSGVDFDFSPAGILHFYKTEKDLTHARMVNGLLAEGGLERHELTVDEVMAREPALRGDIIGGFWTESDSTGDIHKFTMGLADWLKKQGVVFKLGAPVTDLHVRDDGVYVECNHEERFDGIVVSAGVASRKFAHMLGDRVNIYPVKGYSITVNLDDAASQAAAPNTSLLDDKAKIVSSRLGKTRLRIAGTAEFNGENRDILDRRVRPLIKWCEEHFPDVSTENCIPWAGLRPMMPNMMPRVGPGKKDRVFYNTGHGHLGWTLSPATADTIGAVVAARFKGNSMPLHTLKSA; encoded by the coding sequence ATGCCTTCGATTGCAGTACTTGGTGCCGGGATTACCGGCGTAACAACGGCCTATTCCCTTTATGTCCGCGGATTTGACGTGACGGTTTTTGATCGCCAGCGCTATGCGGGTATGGAAACCAGTTTTGCCAATGGCGGCCAGTTAAGCGCCTCGAATGCCGAGGTCTGGAACCAGTGGTCTACTGTTCTGAAGGGGCTCAAATGGATGTTGCAGGGCGATGCGCCCCTGTTTGTGAACCCCCGCCCCGGTTGGCACAAGGTCAGTTGGATGACCGAATTTCTGGCCAATATTCCGCGTTACAAGACAAATACGATCAAGACAGCCGGTATGGCCGTTGCCGCCCGTGCCGGGCTGGCCGAGATGGCAGAAAAATCCGGTGTGGATTTTGATTTCAGCCCCGCGGGTATTCTGCATTTCTACAAGACAGAAAAAGACCTGACCCATGCCCGGATGGTCAACGGCCTGCTCGCCGAAGGCGGGTTGGAACGGCATGAGTTGACTGTAGACGAGGTCATGGCCCGCGAGCCCGCCTTGCGTGGTGACATCATCGGCGGGTTCTGGACAGAAAGCGACAGCACCGGTGATATCCACAAGTTCACCATGGGTCTGGCGGATTGGCTGAAGAAACAGGGTGTTGTCTTTAAGCTTGGCGCGCCTGTGACGGATCTGCATGTCAGGGATGATGGCGTCTATGTCGAGTGCAACCACGAAGAACGGTTTGACGGGATTGTGGTGTCGGCCGGTGTCGCCAGCCGGAAATTCGCCCATATGTTGGGTGATCGGGTGAATATCTACCCGGTGAAAGGCTATTCGATCACCGTGAACCTTGATGATGCGGCCAGTCAGGCGGCAGCGCCAAATACCTCCCTTTTGGATGATAAGGCCAAGATCGTTTCGTCGCGGTTGGGAAAGACCCGTTTGCGGATTGCAGGTACGGCTGAATTTAACGGCGAAAACCGCGACATTCTGGATCGCCGCGTGCGTCCGCTGATCAAATGGTGCGAAGAGCATTTTCCAGACGTATCAACCGAAAACTGTATTCCTTGGGCCGGATTGCGCCCGATGATGCCCAATATGATGCCGCGTGTCGGCCCCGGAAAAAAGGACCGTGTTTTCTATAACACAGGGCATGGCCACCTTGGCTGGACCTTGAGCCCGGCGACCGCTGATACGATTGGTGCAGTTGTTGCAGCCCGGTTCAAAGGCAACAGTATGCCGTTGCATACATTGAAATCAGCTTAG
- a CDS encoding acyltransferase, giving the protein MAGNYRTEVDGLRAVAVISVILFHAGFATFSGGFVGVDVFFVISGYLITGIILTDLSRGEFSLWHFYCRRARRILPALTVVVLACIPLAWLWMLPEPLENFGQSVVATFLSANNLLLTLTSGYWDLEAEFKPLLHTWSLAVEEQFYLLFPLVLIICWPRLKLRSVYIVALICLASFAACLVFYSSAPTGTFYLLHSRAWELGIGALGAFWERSRPVRGNDRLALAGLTAIALSVLWFDETTPFPSAYTLIPVGGTLLVLMFGRRGGHVARLLQMRVLVGIGLISYSLYLWHQPVFAFARINSYEEPSGLLYAALILLCLILSVLTWRFVERPFRDPQKTSGIFVGGTLIGASLAGVVAGIALHLQQGYPARIFQTRPDLVAGMHMAYNENIRQLQLAHFPKPPRGRNVLVLGNSQGRDFANILLESGLTARDNVVYRADIALCEYPQMASGDKALVDAADIVFLPVIAVEDACSGFVAGKMHQNLNTVFVGPKHFGYNLNVYGQIDPVQRRSATARIPDAILASNAANRAILPQSHYIDLVNLLSDDGQHGRVFDAHGDMIPADRVHLTKAGAVFLGARLRDHPAVADLSAGRDP; this is encoded by the coding sequence GTGGCAGGGAACTACCGAACAGAGGTTGATGGGCTGCGGGCGGTGGCCGTGATTTCGGTGATCCTGTTTCACGCGGGGTTTGCGACGTTTTCGGGCGGGTTCGTGGGTGTCGATGTCTTCTTTGTCATCAGTGGTTATCTGATTACCGGGATCATCCTGACCGATCTGTCGCGGGGTGAATTCAGCCTGTGGCATTTTTACTGTCGCCGCGCCCGGCGCATCCTGCCCGCGCTGACGGTGGTGGTTCTGGCCTGCATTCCCTTGGCATGGCTGTGGATGCTGCCCGAGCCGTTAGAGAACTTCGGCCAAAGCGTTGTCGCGACTTTCTTGTCCGCCAACAACCTCCTGTTGACCCTGACCAGCGGATATTGGGACCTGGAGGCAGAGTTCAAACCGCTGCTGCACACATGGAGCCTCGCGGTTGAGGAGCAGTTCTATCTGCTATTTCCGCTGGTCCTGATCATCTGCTGGCCACGGCTGAAACTACGATCCGTCTATATTGTTGCGCTGATTTGTCTGGCCAGTTTTGCCGCCTGTCTGGTTTTTTATAGTAGCGCCCCGACCGGCACCTTTTATCTGTTGCACAGTCGGGCGTGGGAGTTGGGGATCGGCGCGCTGGGCGCGTTTTGGGAGCGGTCGCGACCGGTGCGCGGCAATGATCGGTTGGCGCTGGCCGGTTTAACGGCGATAGCCTTGTCGGTTTTGTGGTTCGATGAAACAACGCCGTTTCCGTCCGCCTACACCCTGATCCCAGTTGGCGGCACGCTGCTTGTTCTGATGTTTGGCAGGCGGGGCGGCCATGTCGCCCGATTGTTGCAGATGCGGGTTTTGGTTGGCATCGGGCTGATCAGCTACAGCCTGTATCTATGGCATCAGCCGGTCTTTGCCTTTGCGCGGATCAATAGCTACGAGGAACCCTCTGGGCTGCTATATGCCGCGCTGATCCTGCTCTGCCTGATCCTGTCGGTGTTGACATGGCGCTTTGTCGAGCGTCCGTTCCGCGATCCGCAAAAAACGTCCGGCATCTTTGTTGGTGGCACATTGATCGGCGCGTCACTGGCCGGTGTGGTGGCAGGCATCGCGTTGCACCTGCAGCAGGGCTATCCGGCCCGAATATTTCAGACCCGCCCGGATTTGGTAGCCGGGATGCATATGGCCTATAACGAAAACATCCGACAGCTGCAGCTTGCGCATTTTCCAAAACCGCCCCGGGGCCGCAATGTTCTGGTGCTGGGCAACAGTCAGGGGCGGGATTTTGCGAACATACTGCTCGAATCCGGCCTGACCGCACGGGACAATGTGGTGTATCGGGCCGATATCGCGCTTTGCGAATATCCGCAAATGGCAAGCGGCGACAAAGCACTCGTTGATGCGGCAGATATTGTGTTCCTGCCGGTCATTGCCGTCGAAGATGCGTGTTCGGGTTTTGTCGCGGGCAAGATGCACCAGAACCTCAATACGGTTTTCGTCGGGCCGAAGCATTTTGGATATAACTTGAACGTCTACGGGCAAATCGACCCTGTTCAGCGGCGGTCAGCGACGGCGCGGATTCCGGATGCGATTTTGGCCAGCAATGCGGCGAACCGGGCGATCCTGCCGCAAAGCCATTATATTGATCTGGTGAATCTTTTGTCGGATGACGGGCAGCATGGCCGGGTATTTGACGCTCATGGTGATATGATCCCGGCGGACCGCGTGCATCTGACCAAGGCCGGCGCCGTTTTTCTGGGCGCGCGGTTGCGGGATCACCCGGCCGTTGCGGATCTTAGCGCAGGGCGCGACCCTTGA
- a CDS encoding NUDIX hydrolase, translated as METTGHHQGAKVALFLGRKLVSILRDDLAHIHYPNLWDLPGGGREGDETPFQTVSRELHEELGLTLSEDAVLWQSAFRSSTDPRLWNAFFVAQMPAVMASRIVFGDEGQRWALFDLDTFVGLRDRVPSYGARLAAWQADTGGLPDDRPI; from the coding sequence GTGGAAACAACGGGTCACCATCAGGGTGCGAAAGTCGCGCTTTTCCTTGGGCGCAAGCTGGTAAGCATCCTGCGTGACGACCTTGCCCATATCCACTATCCGAACCTGTGGGACCTGCCCGGTGGTGGTCGTGAGGGGGATGAGACGCCGTTTCAGACCGTATCGCGGGAACTGCACGAGGAGTTGGGATTGACCCTGTCTGAGGATGCCGTGTTGTGGCAAAGCGCGTTCCGCTCGTCGACTGACCCGCGCTTGTGGAATGCGTTCTTTGTTGCACAGATGCCAGCTGTGATGGCCAGCCGGATCGTTTTTGGTGACGAGGGGCAACGTTGGGCACTGTTCGATCTGGATACCTTTGTTGGGTTGCGTGATCGGGTGCCGTCCTACGGCGCGCGTCTGGCCGCATGGCAGGCAGATACAGGCGGATTGCCCGACGACCGGCCAATCTGA